CCATACCTCGAGCGTGGTCGGACCGCCCTTACGGAGTGgttatttaaaaaacatttaaataaatcTTTGAAAAACAATCTattgtgacgttgctttttgaaaaaatcgcAGCATTAGATCCTAAAGCGACACTCTATGGTTAAAATTTAGGTTAGGCTTTACACCGCAACTTGAGGGCAGATGCTATCTTCAAGCTTTCCCAACTAACATCAATAGAGACGGCTATGGTcaactttaattaattaatcaatttttattaattatatttggtTTCATTATATGTATGGGAAATGCTACTCTCGGAGGGTGCTACCGAAAAAAGAtacccattttttttaatactaaattaaagaagtatttttaaataattttataaatttttttctttcaatttttataaatatttaatgggatttaaaaaaaaattttaaaaattcactTCTACAAAAATTAGGGCTGTGGGTGGCCCTAGCACcaacctatatatattatatttgatattattaCTTATTAAGTTGATGTGACACTCACACGTGTCAATATATGTCAATTGATGcacaattttcttttcttttctttttttttgaaaaaaaaaaaaaaaaactgatggaCATGGTCACATATGACACTAACAGTTAGTTTGTATGCACAAATAGTAGTGGATGTTGCAACCCAAACATGCATTTTCCATGAAGGTTTTATGTTGAGTAATTTCGAGAATCTTTTGCTTTGGGCCCTAAGTTACTAGGATTTTTTTTGGTGTTCTCATGCATAGATGTCATTTCATCCATGATTTACAATATTAGAACAAAGAATATAcggatacaaaaaaataaaaataaaagatgtctTGATCATGAGTATAACCTTCGAAGTGATTCTTAAGATCATGCCCGAACCCCTCCAGGCTCCAAGTTTTCACCCCCATGATCTAGATTTTATCgagtcatttttcttttcctacacAGGTCGAATAGACTCACCCTCTTCTGTTCTGCATGTAATGtgctcaaaataataattaaacccACGGCCTTTCAGAGATAATCAcccaaatccaaaacaaatatgATGGCTATGCTTGATTGATGATAGGACACTGTTAatcgttttctttttcacttgtCTGCCAAGGCAAGAATCAGGCCTAAGAGTAGAAAACAAATTCTTTAAagattcattttttctatttttcggGGTAAGTATTTTTCAGAACATGAAGAGGATCCTTATCCCGCGGAGGGTTTTGATGGTTGGAGATGAaggtttttttttgggtgagAACGTTTGATCTTCGTGAGAGAGATTGTTTACAGAAAGCTTAAAGCCACCATTTATAGAGTCCACATGCTTACAATATCCCCCACATTGTAGAAATTATAGAGCAgaagttgaagaaaacaaacatGTCTTCATTGCTGCTATTATCAGAACAGATCAACATATCTCAATAAACAATCGCCAAAAGTTACTAACTGTATCATCGCTTAAGAAATCAGCTGGAGTGTTCACGAGTTTGGAGATAAGAGAGCTGAATACTGTAGGCTTCTTTCAGCTCTGCCAAAACCTCTGCAATTGTTGGTCTCTGTGATGCATCTCTTTCTACTGATCTCACAGCAATCAAGGCTGCCTTTCTCATACTCTTCCCGTCGAAAGTTCCCATTAGGCTGTCATCAACAACCTCAAATGCCCCTGCCTGTAAGTAGGGCTTGGCCTGCACTTGGGAATCCCCAAACAACTCAATGAGAGAATGCATAAACAGCAGCCCTTTACGCCATCAGATAAACCATATTTAGAATTTATCAGGAGTTGCTCCCACTTCCTAACAAGTAGAATAGCAATAAACACGACCAGAAAAGAGTAATTGTGGAATTATAGCCACTTGTTCTTGCAATGTTGCGCTTCCATACTGAAGGTAAATTAGACTATGATGAATTGTTAAAGAATTACAGGGAACATCTATGTTCTGTTTACTCGTAAGGTAGAGTATTGTCGTTTTAATAGGAATTTCAGCTTACCCATAACACCAAATTGAATGAATCGGGAGTTCCCGAGTGAATCAAAGGTTCTCTTCCACAGATGAGCTCCAAGAGAACAACCCCAAAGCTATAAACGTCACTTTTCTCAGTCAGCTGTCGGGTGGAAAAGTATCTGCACACAATATGAACTTTGACTATCAtagttataaagaaaaaataactatcttttgtcttgttttattttcttcatttggaAAACTTACTCTGGATCTAGATACCCCGCAGTTCCTTTTACAATAGTTGTGACATGAGTTGCGTCTGCCCGGGTGATTTGTTTAGAGAGGCCAAAGTCACAAACCTTGGCATTCACGTCCTCGTCCAAAAGGATATTACTGCACTTTACATCACGGTGTATGATTCGCGGTTCATTTCCCTTGTGTAGATAGTCCAGTCCTTCGAAAGAAACGAGACTCAGAAATAGTCATTTGTCTTCAATAGTAACGATGGCATGTCAATAgctcatttctcttttaatgtatGATATTGTAGTCGGCTAGTTTTCCATGGTATTGCTTATGGCTAGTGGTAGTCATGTACTTGTTACAAAACGCTCAGGTGGCTACTTATGTAGATGATGAATGATAAAGCATTATCCTCAAAACCGTTACATGTCTACTCAAATAGCTGCCCATAATGCAGTACACTACTTTAGTGAGATTCAGTTTGTCTAAATGGTAGAAACATTTTGCAATGTGTTTTCCCATTTCTCTATCATTACATTCAACAGTTTCCATGTTAGCACTATATCTACATTGTCTAGTATGGTAAGCTCTGTTAAGCGTTGCATTTTGATTATGGAATAATTACATAGTCTTGAAGCTTTCATGTTTCTTGATGGTAACTCAAATTTTCATGTTTCTTTCAGATGAAATCCTGATTGTTTTCCTATGTAGTCTTGAAGGCTGATGATATAGAGAAGAGAATCAGAGATACCTTTTGCAGCATCGACAGCAATTTTCAGTCTGCGAACCCAGCTTAATGAAGCTTTTTTACAGTTTGGACCTGAAAGTAACATCATCAATATCAACAGCAATTTTCTCACAGAAGTAAAATTGTTCCCAAATTGGTATCATGCATAACATACCATAAAGGCGATCAGCCAATGATCCTCCAGGGAGATACTCATAGACTAGTATTTGCTGCTTTGATTCGTGACAGAATCCTTCCAAACATACAAGATTTTGATGGCGAATTTGTGACAGTAGAGACACCTTAAAAGATTCCACAATATGGAAAAACGGTTAGGCAACAACAATGCAAGAGAATAGTGTCTATTCAACAGGAAGAAATTTATTTTCCTCACGACTCCATGATCTGGAAAATTTCGATTGAATAGTTCAGTGGGTGAACCTCATTTATAAAAGAATCAGCCCCAAGTTGGCTTTTATCAGACCGCACTTTCACAGCCACTATTTTGCCATCCGGAAGCTTTCCAAGGTAAACAGATCCAAAACTACCACGGCCTATGACCTCCTTAAAGTTGTTAGTAGctgctttgatttctttgtagGAAAAGACTTTTGCTGCATTCCAGTTTCTAATCTCCGTTGCGCCCTCTAGTAATGAAAATAATGCCTATATAAGAATTAAGTAAAGGACATCAATGTGCACCAACGGGATAAACTTTTACATACTTGATGCATATGTGACTtcagttctctttttcttcctgaATAAGAATACTGCAAGAGAAATAAAGAGAAGTGCAATAATGGCTCCACCAACTGCACCAGCTATAATTGCTAGATGATCTTGTTTGGTGTTCTTTTTTTGGGGGAATGCTGTAACTTGTGGTGTCTCAATTGAAGGGGTGGATGAAACTTCATTACATGACATTGTGGAGAAGGAAAGGCACAAATTCCCGGACGTTCTGAACAAAATCAATGCATCAGAATGATAAAAATACAAGCATAAACGAAACAATACCAATTCTGTACCTAATTTCCAAAGCTTCTTTGTTCAGAGACACTGGTAGGGTACCTTGTAGTTTGTTGTTCTCCAGATTCCTGTAGAATGCGGGATAGGATAAGAGCGATGTTATCCAAATCAGAAACATAATATTTTGTATATCACAAATTGAGTCTAATCCATTTTGATGTTCACTTACAATAAGTGAAGGTCCACCAACTCTCCCAAGCTGTCAGGAACTGTTCCTTGTAAACTATTATTTTGCAAGTCCCTgtagaaaaagaagaacagTAAATATAGAGGAGATGGTGAGAGGATGCAACATCAGTACCACCTTTCGGGTCCATATGTTGGTCTAGAAACAGAATGCAACTTACAAAATTTGAAGGCTGACCAAGTTCTCCAACTCTGAACCAAAGGATGTTAGCTCGTTGAAACTCAGGTTCCTGAAAGTTCCATTTCAAGTGACAATtgccattttttcttttgaaagggATAAAAAAGGTAAGGAATACTGCAAATAGGTATTACAAACTCTCAAGCCGTTGCAAGCTACCCAAGTTCTGTATCTCGCCAGTAAGGGATGTGTTATGCAAATCCCTGGGGCATAACAGCATAAAGATAATAAGAAAACTGAGCGTGAAACATAAATTACTTTAAGGCAGTTTCCTGGAGTTAAAACACTTACAGTGTTTTAAGATCCAACAAGTCACCAAATGTGGGGCTAATTGACCTCAGATTGATGTCTGAAAGTTCCCTAAAAAGAAAGCCCATATCATGAGATCAGTTGAGGATAAATAGACCAAAGATTTaaaacaaacataattttttatgtacatACAAAGATGTAACAAGGCTTCCTTCACAGCCAATATGATCCCATGGTGAAGGAGAGCATGGATCATCTTGCCATCCCAGATCTAAACCTGCGGACTGCTGAATAACCTGAAGCGCAGAAACTGCAAGAAAGTTTGACAGACCACTAGATTCATGTAGACTTTTCTAACAACTggaatcaattaaaatcaagtATGCACAACCAAAAGGTCAATGGCACCTGTGGTTGAGGAAGCTTCCTGTGGAATACCAACTATCTCGTACACTTCAATTCCATTGACTTGAGGATAGTAACTGATACTTTTCAGTGTGAGGTTCAAACTCTTAATCTCCTTCTGAGTAAAGTATAGGGCACTGACATCTGATATTTTTATAGTATAGTTTGATTGTATAACATCTCCATTAATGACTACATCAAATGAAGGGGACACAGGAAAAATCCCAGCAAAATAAAGGACAATGAAGTAGTCCCCGAGGGTATCCAGAGGAAGGTTATATGTCAACACATTCCTTCTTGCCAAAACTCGTGCAGTTTGAAGAACAGCAACAGGGGGATCCTCCCCAAGACCAGAAAGATTGAAGTACTGTTGAATCGCAAACCCCACGGACACGTGAAAGGGCATGAAGTTTTGATCAGCATCCCATATACGATCATATGGATCCAACGGATACCTACAGATACCACAAAGTTACTAACCCATCTCTGAAAATCACATGAATCATCCAAGCTTTATATGTCAAAAGGAGAGGGTTGAAATTGAATGTTTATACCGCAACGAGCCATTGGAATAGCCACAATTGATTCGATAACTCTTCCTAAGTGACTTATTGGGGAAATCTCCCACTCCACTTGCATAAGCTCCTTGAGGTAGTGGCCTTAGTTCAAGTGAAGAAATGACAGGAGATCCACCATCTGGAATAGCATGCAAACAGAAGGAGAGAGTGTCCTTACTAACTGGCCAAATGAACTCTTCTGTCCATGGATCATTAGTGGTGAGGTTTATGGTGCTGGTAATAGCTGTCCCAAGAGAAACAGAAAATGCAGGGGGTTTCCCACGTCCATCATAGTTCCGGTAAAGAAACTGTGCTCTTACAAGTACCAAAGAGGAAGCATTAATTACAGGGACTCTGTAACAATTTCGACCTTGAGTATCCGGGAAAAACCGAATTGGGTCACTAAACGAGGCGGTGATGTTCCCTGTGCTTACATATTCATCATCCGGGATCCATGATATGTTCGATGAATCAGTATAACCAGTTGTTCCACCACAAGATATACTCAAGAAACCTGTCCCATATATGCACAGTAATAATTAAGCTACGTTTGAGCTCAAAACATTGTTAGATTCTGTTTGGAAACAATATTCATAGTTAGTCAAACATGAGCTATAAAATCAAAGCCCTAGTATTTGATTTTGGTAATATATAATGTGGTCCGCATATAATTTCACTTGTACGAGATCTATATCGAACAAAATGATCTACTTTCCAAGGACTCAGCATAATGCAAGGGATAAATGAGTTGTAGTTTCCACTTTACGCAATATAAAGAATTGGCGCTAACAGTCGATTTTCAGAAACCGAATGAGAGAAATGAATGCATGACGTTTTTGCAAtacaaaattcaagaaaaaaaatttcaaaactccaACACCAAACAAGATTGACAAGAGTAAAGATTTCCAGGTTCCAAAAGCTAAGACTCATAAAACAAAACGTACCATCTTTGTCACAGAAACCACTAACCCAAAAGCCGCAGAACAGAAAGAAGCCGACCCAAAAACACCGCATATTCATCAACCCAGACCCCAtcgataaattttaaatacttCTGTTATATCTCAGGACAGAAGAGAAACCCCACAGAGACATCCAAAAACGCCATGACTCAAAGTTCTTGGTCCATTATCTTCTGCTGCagctaaagaaaaagaaagggaaaagttGGGGGTAGCGGCAAATCATTGGTGGGCGGTGACAGATTTGATGAGAGGCTGGGCAATGAGTAAAAGtgggttctttctttcttgagtTTGAAGCTGTAAAGGAAAAGAGCTCTAACGGTAATGGCTGATGGTGAGAAGGGAGTGATTATTAAGCATGCCGAGTGCGGGTAATGATTATGGTTTTTCGTTGGTGATGAGAACATTACTATCGCTGCTGCTGCAGTAGCTGTGGCAGCAATTGAAAAGCAGTACTTGTTGGGGAGAAAAAATCGTGCAAGTTGCTGTTAAAGAAGAACATGACAGACATGCATACGTTCTTTCTGGTGGACTAGAACGAAATTTTTTGAATATGATTCGATCTGAATTTAGTTAAATGCAGATACGGGTATGAACACTTCAgcattaaaagttaaaaacttaCAAAgtcaaaaggaataaaaaaaaaaaaaaacaaacttacTTCGGCGTGAAGGACACTATACAATAATTTGATGTAGCAAGATTTCCCAGAAAACGATCATTTTATACATTCAAAGAAGTGAAATTTTCAAGGGGCAGAAAAACTTTTTCACTAAAGATATTACTTTACTGAAAATCAAAAAGAGAAACGTACAATTAGCGtctttaattagtttaaattgGTGGAAGATGCACAGGGTGCTTGATTGACCAGCACCGActcaatgatttttttaatttattttaattagtgtTCTTTTTAGCTTTGCTTACAATTTCATTCTCAGCGTGATCAATAATTTCACTTGCCAGAATGCACTCGAAGGATTAGCTAGCTTAGCTAGTTGTCGTTCATGCTCATGCATTATTAATAATGGTTGATGTTTACCTAACTGAAAAAGGTGAAAGAATAATTTACCAGCGATCACAAAttcaactgtttttttttttccctctttctgATTAATAAATTTGATTAATAGCCGTTGTGGTTTCGATAGGTTAAAATTCGCTCTTTGTGCAATGTTTTTTAaggaatattattattattctgtACCATGACAAATTTTGAATCTACTgcctctttataatttttttttcaattttaataattgGAAAAACACATGACACTCCGTATGTAAggctatcatatatatatatatatatatatatatttttttttcaaaattaaaatcaatggGAGAAGAGGTCTCTACTCCCTACCAACTACTAGTACTGGGCAAGTCTAGCCACCCCATGGTTGAAGGTAGGGTGGTACCTGCATGATGAGGGGTGGGGTGTGGGGAGGGTGGGATGGATCCTTCTCCGCACCCCACCCCACACTATGCGGAGGAAGGTTTTGGAGCCCCACACTCTGTCTTGATGCCGAGGGACGAGGTTAGACACCTCATTCACCCCACCTTCCGTCCAATCCAATGCTACCTATGGTCCATTGGGCCTAAAACTGATttatagtttataaaaaaaatttggatccaaattatcacataatttaaattgtaaattaaaatctatatctacgacaaaaatttaaaaactagtAACATAGTTTTtaaacttattagagttgtatttaCTTCATTGCATTGCCTTGACTTCTTAAACCAACTTTTATATAAGAGGCCAATGCAATATAATAATCTTATTTAAACAATGCGGGACTCACTATTGAGGAAGGGCGAATTGGGGCGGGGTAGCTGGGTACAGGCCCCCACTGCCCACTTCTAATTGGAGGATCCGATTACAATCCGTCCACGGTCCACTTTATGGTGGTCAAAGTTTGATCACGATGAGTGACTTGACCACCATAGGGTGACGGATGGCCACCTCGTGTGGCCATACTTAGCCAACCACCAACCTCCCataataataacatttttttttctctccctctctctttttcttatttaaaaataaattattataatctaAGGTTTTATTTGAACTTCAGTTGTTTAAACTTTAAACTAGAGAAAAAGGTGTTTTACACAAGGTAGTCTTAAACAGGCCACcatgtattttttgtttattaagcACACGAAATTTGAAATGGAAAAGACTAATTTAAAACTTGTCATAATACAAACTATTATTCTTTAAAAACAATTACACAAAGACAAACCTCATTCTGGCAAAAGAATGAGAGGTTATAGACCAACTTCATCAAAATATAGAGATGCTTGAAAAATGAGATTAGGTAagaaatatgtgaataatagtgaaattatttgaattatgaTGTTTTAGaggattttagaaaatgaaagagagaaaaagttaaattaaaatagtgttagagtataatttttaaatattatttttgttttagaatttgaaaaagttaaattattttttatgttttgtttggaagtttagaaaaattgtaatgattaaataaaaaatttaaaaatttaaaattgaaaaatatatgtttaaatgatatttgaatattgagatgtgatgagatgaaatgaaataagataagatcaTGTCAATATCCAGACAACCCCTTAAGAACTAGTCCACTGTAAAAGAGTTCTTCTCTGTACATGCAAGTCGTACATGGATTGCGCACCGAACA
The genomic region above belongs to Carya illinoinensis cultivar Pawnee chromosome 4, C.illinoinensisPawnee_v1, whole genome shotgun sequence and contains:
- the LOC122306696 gene encoding probable LRR receptor-like serine/threonine-protein kinase At5g48740, which codes for MGSGLMNMRCFWVGFFLFCGFWVSGFCDKDGFLSISCGGTTGYTDSSNISWIPDDEYVSTGNITASFSDPIRFFPDTQGRNCYRVPVINASSLVLVRAQFLYRNYDGRGKPPAFSVSLGTAITSTINLTTNDPWTEEFIWPVSKDTLSFCLHAIPDGGSPVISSLELRPLPQGAYASGVGDFPNKSLRKSYRINCGYSNGSLRYPLDPYDRIWDADQNFMPFHVSVGFAIQQYFNLSGLGEDPPVAVLQTARVLARRNVLTYNLPLDTLGDYFIVLYFAGIFPVSPSFDVVINGDVIQSNYTIKISDVSALYFTQKEIKSLNLTLKSISYYPQVNGIEVYEIVGIPQEASSTTVSALQVIQQSAGLDLGWQDDPCSPSPWDHIGCEGSLVTSLELSDINLRSISPTFGDLLDLKTLDLHNTSLTGEIQNLGSLQRLESLNLSFNELTSFGSELENLVSLQILDLQNNSLQGTVPDSLGELVDLHLLNLENNKLQGTLPVSLNKEALEIRTSGNLCLSFSTMSCNEVSSTPSIETPQVTAFPQKKNTKQDHLAIIAGAVGGAIIALLFISLAVFLFRKKKRTEVTYASKGATEIRNWNAAKVFSYKEIKAATNNFKEVIGRGSFGSVYLGKLPDGKIVAVKVRSDKSQLGADSFINEVSLLSQIRHQNLVCLEGFCHESKQQILVYEYLPGGSLADRLYGPNCKKASLSWVRRLKIAVDAAKGLDYLHKGNEPRIIHRDVKCSNILLDEDVNAKVCDFGLSKQITRADATHVTTIVKGTAGYLDPEYFSTRQLTEKSDVYSFGVVLLELICGREPLIHSGTPDSFNLVLWAKPYLQAGAFEVVDDSLMGTFDGKSMRKAALIAVRSVERDASQRPTIAEVLAELKEAYSIQLSYLQTREHSS